The Camelina sativa cultivar DH55 chromosome 18, Cs, whole genome shotgun sequence DNA window ATTCTTGGGTTTGGAGTAAATGTACCTGTTCAAGAAGTTCAAGAAACTTTAGTTTAGGGGAATCTTTGAGAAGTCTCATAAGTAGATCCAGCCACGCAGATTGGCACGTACATAGCTCCAAACGTACAAGCCGGCTAAATATTGTTCCTTCAAAATATGCATCCTACATAAGATATAAACGATCTATGATCTGAACAAAAACCGGCAAGtagaaagattaaaattttaagtatatatagaaGAACAATGTACCTTCGAAGTCGCTAAACATAATGCAAATTGTTGGAGTGTAGTAAGAGAACCAAAAATCTGCTCGGTATGACGATAATTGAAATCAAGACTTGCCTTAACAATCTTAGGCATATTACGCTCAATAACACAAGACCCATCTGTATAATGCTCTATATTCAAGGACTCTAAATATGGGGCATCGATCACAATCTCCTCATGATATGTGTCGTCTGATGATGTATGCAAGGATAAAACCTTTAAAGAAGAAACTCTAACTACCAAAAAGGCTACATTATCATCAATGCATTTTTCAACAAAcaagtcttcaagaacaggacaacTAAATAAAAGCTTGTAGAAAAAGTCATCTCCAGGGTACTTCATCGATGTAAGTTTCAGAGTTTTGAGGGATGGGAAAGAAATCGGGTTACGAGAATCCACGAGAACCGCATTGTTTAGCACCAAACTCACAAGCATTCTACAGTCTGTATACAGACTCCTTGGAAGCGTGACTGGAATTTCAGTAATCGAAGCATCAATCTCGATAATCAGCTCACGCACTCTGCGATTAACAGCAGGTCCAACACATACTTCAATATCTATAGCACCAATCTTCTGACCAAGTTTTAAACACATACTTTCTAGAACCGGAGCCTCATGCAACAACAAAGAATTGTAAACAAACCGAAAGAATCTTCCCCTGTCTTCACCATCTTGGTACAtatcatcattgtattcaagtCTTGGCACAAACATCCAAAGACACTGCCATCGTTTAGACAAAACCATTGTGGCCACAACATCTTTTGTAGGCAGGAACGACAATATCGTCAAGAGCAGTGCATCAGGCAACTCACTTATCCGATCCATGTCCAAAGTTTTTAGCTTTCTACAGAGACCaaacataaatcaaaaatcaaaaatcagaaaaaaaaaaaaaaatataccctTGATCCTTATAATCCCAAGCTAGAAACCGGAAAATATACATAAGTTATGATAACCATGGATGCATATATGATTTCAGAATACCAAACGAATAACACAAACGACACAGGATCTTAAACTACACGAGAACTAATCAAAACCCTATAGCATAAACAAGCACCCACCACAATAATAATTGATGCGAAAGAACATGCACTAGCTGCAAACAATTCGTACAGATATGGTTAGTTCAAAACAGTGATCGATGTATTCTGTGAACTTGTTACTAAcaataattccaaaaaaataatacattagaAGATTCAATTCGCAAGGGAAGAAAAATACCCTAAAACCTGCGTTATTTTCCTTTTACCAGCTACGAATCTGATGACTCTGGTTTTAGTCACCATTAGTCCATCATATTCAGAGACGAACCCTAAACCCCGGATATTAATAGAGGTTTTACagcttttttgtttctttgttttttttttttttgcgcaccaaaaccatattaaataattataagctTGCAAAAATAAAAGGTAAAACTGTTATTTAAAtcacaaaatttcaaatttaggCTATTTAAACACATGAATTTTGTATTATACCATTTAAAGCATAACTTAACTAGGATTTTTAGGCATCAAGTTTAGTTGTCCCATGCAAACTGGACATGACGTTAACATCGACAATACTCCATCAGAACCCGACGTTtctctataaattttttttgatttttattagaAAGTTGCCATCTTGCGGCTTGTTTCAGGGTACTTCCTAAGATAAATCTTGCGGCTTGTTTCTCTTCCGGTCTTAATTCCGTCGTATTCTCTCCATTCGAAAGTTTCGAGATTGGACAACAGACATTCAGGAACATAACGTggttccaatatatatatatatatatatatatatatatatatatatatatatatatatatatatatatatNNNNNNNNNNNNNNNNNNNNNNNNNNNNNNNNNNNNNNNNNNNNNNNNNNNNNNNNNNNNNNNNNNNNNNNNNNNNNNNNNNNNNNNNNNNNNNNNNNNNNNNNNNNNNNNNNNNNNNNNNNNNNNNNNNNNNNNNNNNNNNNNNNNNNNNNNNNNNNNNNNNNNNNNNNNNNNNNNNNNNNNNNNNNNNNNNNNNNNNNNNNNNNNNNNNNNNNNNNNNNNNNNNNNNNNNNNNNNNNNNNNNNNNNNNNNNNNNNNNNNNNNNNNNNNNNNNNNNNNNNNNNNNNNNNNNNNNNNNNNNNNNNNNNNNNNNNNNNNNNNNNNNNNNNNNNNNNNNNNNNNNNNNNNNNNNNNNNNNNNNNNNNNNNNNNNNNNNNNNNNNNNNNNNNNNNNNNNNNNNNNNNNNNNNNNNNNNNNNNNNNNNNNNNNNNNNNNNNNNNNNNNNNNNNNNNNNNNNNNNNNNNNNNNNNNNNNNNNNNNNNNNNNNNNNNNNNNNNNNNNNNNNNNNNNNNNNNNNNNNNNNNNNNNNNNNNNNNNNNNNNNNNNGCTAtgccctcgcaaatttgcgacggcTTTGCGAGTCAATTGCTAGAAACACGAGAGCActtgcaattccctcgcaaaatttgcgacggaTAAATCtttcgcaaatttgcgagggagttaATACAGATTTGCGACTTCGAGAAActtcctcgcaaatccctcgcaatattGCGACAAATTAGCGATGACTTCTTCCAGATGATGATGTTAGACGAATTCAAAGAGTccgatgatggagaagattctaatgatgataatgtaaTGGGTTTGATTGAATAATtgtactttttgttgtttttttataaagaatttccaaattgcgagggatttgcgttGGATTTCTTACTTGTCCTTGCATATCTCTCATCGCTACTGCCTCACGGTTCCCTCGCAAAtgtatttattcattttaattaacatGTTAATATGGTTAGTGATtatcattaacattttcaaactaaagGAGAGCATCACTAACCAACATCAAGAGACAAGAaatttttgattggttattgataaatgttgtttagggtatagggttgaTAAGtgttgtttagggtatagggtttataagatatatatgtttagggATTTCTTTTGAGCTTTTGATTGAGTTAATTGTACGAGGAGATGTGATGGNGAGAGATTAGCGAGGAGTTCTCGCTAATCCATCGCTACTGCCTCACGGTTCCCTCGCAAAtgtatttattcattttaattaacatGTTAATATGGTTAGTGATtatcattaacattttcaaactaaagGAGAGCATCACTAACCAACATCAAGAGACAAGAAATTTGTGATTGGTTATTGATAAatgttgtttagggtatagggttgaTAAGtgttgtttagggtatagggtttataagatatatatgtttagggATTTCTTTTGAGCTTTTGATTGAGTTAATTGTATGAGGAGATGTGATGACTATtacttattttttctctttgcaTGTTCTTGAGTTTATGAAAAATTTAATCCTTAGTTTATGAATTTGGTTAaatagatttgcgagggaagtgCGAGGAGTTCtcgctaatccctcgcaaaactGGTGCATTTTAATTGGTTAGTTTGTCGGCGTCCGGCGACACGtttgcgagggatgtgcgaTGATTCCTCGCTAATCTCTCGCAAAGTTTGGCGTATTATTATTGGTCAGTTTGTCGGCTTGTTGCGACTGATTTGCGAGGGACCGTAGTTAGTCCGTCGCAATAtgtgcgagggatttgcgaggttacaaaatatctatatatacaatccAGACTCggtttgagcgaagctcaaacccTAGCCGCTCAAACCCTAGCCGCACAAACCCTAGACGCACAAACCTTCTCCCTCAAATCTTCTCCCTCAAATCTCTGTTTCAATCTACTTCGTCTTTGTCTTCTCCGTCTTCTCCGTAAAGAGATTTCTATTTAGGCTATGTTTCAATCTTTTCCGGCTTTCCCGATTTCCCGATCTCCTTCTCTGTCTTTTCCACTTCTCTGTCAAGGTAGTtcccaaaccctaattttagttcatttgtttagttgtttaattttaattgttcaGTTGTTTAGTTGTTCAATTTCAAATGTTACTTTGATTTTTCTGACTaattttactttgatttttattgtagATGTTTCATGGTAATGATTACACAAGATTTCTCACTAATCAACGTGTACCCGAACCCACCAGTTCAAACCGTAGTCGGGGTTCCGCCGGTTCTCAGAACACAGCGGCGGTCCAAAATAACCGTCGTTCAACGTCGCAACCACTGTCCTCTCAACAACCACTGCCCTCTCAACAACCACGGCCCTCTCAACAACCACTGCCCCCTACTAATGCAGATCCAGAGATTGGTACGTCTCCACCTGCTCATTCGACTTCTACTGGAGCTTCTGCCCGACTGAACAGTCTAACTCTGGAAGAGTTGCTCGATAGTCCTGGGCGTGCAGGTTTAACGAGGCTAGATCCGCGCCGACCTCAAGGAACTCTCTggtaatgtttttgatttcatattagaattctaatgtttttaatttcatttttgaatTCTAAGGTTGATTCatattctttgtttctctttatgttTGAAGGTTTGATCAAGATCCTGCTGTTGCTTCTACTGTACGaagcatctttgaaagagatttcaaagagccCCATGCCAATTGGACACAAACGCCAAGTGCAGTGGTTGACCGTTGGTatgaaacttttgcggtaagtcatttttttgttttcaagttttacatatacttttttttgtggttgacTGAgactaatatactttttttcttgGAAGCAAACATATAATTGGGACCGAGCCATTAATGAGAGAGTAAGGCAGGAGTTTGAAGCCAAGTTGAAGGAGaggatgtgtgatcaagtgtcGAGGTGGAAGCTAAAGTGGAAGCGAAAAGGTGATGAGGCAAAGCCACGGTGGATTGATCCTCAAGTATGGGAAGGTCTGGTTCAGTATTGGCTTGATCCCAAATCCGAAATCAAGAGCATCAACAGCCGTAATGCTCGATATCATGACCCAGAAGGTACCGAAATATATAAGCACCGCTCAAGCCAAACTTCTTTTAAAGCTCGTGCTCGGAAACATGTAAGTGTAGTTATTTAAATTAGGCCTTCTTTTACCTTATACACAATTATTATTTGGCTAATcaattctctttttctctaatttCAGTCTGAGCGGACCGGTCAGTTAACTCCTGACTTTCTACTGATCTTAGAAGACACACATCGAAAGCCCGATGGGTCATTTACGGATGGAAAGTCCGAGTCTCTGTTCAACGAGGTGTCatccaagattcaagagttgGAATCTGAGCTTTGTACAGGGGACAATGGAGAGAGTGCTGGGGTGCccattcatattaaaaataaaatttacacatCGGTaagttttgtaaactttatatACTTTGTATAGATGCAATCATATAGTAATGTTTAGTACTGCTTCTGCTTGGTTTGCCAATCGTATAGTAATGTAGAGTACTTCTTCTGCTTGGTTAAATTTTCATTGGATAGTTGTGTCTCTCTTTCTTATGTTTAACTTACAAGTTCATATGTTTAACTTACAagttcattttttgttttgttcttaggttgctcctaagaaaaaaaacaggattTTCGGGGTTGGTTCAATGCAATTTGAAGCGTCTTCTTCAAGTAGCTGTCCACCGCCGCATGTGTCTCCAGCTAATGATCCAATCATTTTGGCTCAGAAACTAGCTGCTGCTGAGGAATGTATTCAGACTCAAGCGAGTCAAATCCAAGAGAGTGCACAAAGGATGCATAGCTATGATGCTTATTTCGACTATCTCGCTGAAAAAATCCTGAGTTTGCTGCAAAGTTTCGAAACAAGACA harbors:
- the LOC104763506 gene encoding probable FBD-associated F-box protein At1g32375, with the protein product MDRISELPDALLLTILSFLPTKDVVATMVLSKRWQCLWMFVPRLEYNDDMYQDGEDRGRFFRFVYNSLLLHEAPVLESMCLKLGQKIGAIDIEVCVGPAVNRRVRELIIEIDASITEIPVTLPRSLYTDCRMLVSLVLNNAVLVDSRNPISFPSLKTLKLTSMKYPGDDFFYKLLFSCPVLEDLFVEKCIDDNVAFLVVRVSSLKVLSLHTSSDDTYHEEIVIDAPYLESLNIEHYTDGSCVIERNMPKIVKASLDFNYRHTEQIFGSLTTLQQFALCLATSKDAYFEGTIFSRLVRLELCTCQSAWLDLLMRLLKDSPKLKFLELLEQDHEEDTEVPRPCWNEPSYVPECLLSSLETFKWRQYNGREEEEDVATFILRNSGFLKRATIYPKSTDPIENLKMLMKLSMSPRSSPICQLTLHGNVNRV